The sequence ATAAAATGACAAATCAATGTATGATTTACTACTCCAGATTTCATAAAATGACTCATCAATGTATGATTTTATCTCTCAATCCTATGCATGATCGATGACTCGGGATGCGCTGCCTTCTAAATTAGGTcaggaaaatacaaaaatatagatAGCTAAAAGGTCATGATAGGCAGAATAAGGTGAAAATGAGTAGCTGAACAAAGAGAGATGATACGACAAGCAGCGGATGCATATGTGCTCATATCAATCAGAGACAAGTAAATCTTTCTATTTCTTTCAGATAGCAGATTTAGAAAGCAGCAGAGAGTTATTCCACACTGGAAGCAATCTATTGTAAATATTGAGGTGCTTTTAAGGTTGCCAACTAGACTACAGCAATATTTCAATTTCAGTACATTGCTACTCCTTGTCAAAGAGCAATATCAGCTACCATGAACCAAAAGCTAGATTTAACAAGTTATATTATCCTTACATCAAACCAAGCATTCTCCAGGAAACTTCACTCATCTTGAAGAGAGCCGTTGATATAGatcatcagccaaggcctgcctCGCGCTTCCACCATAATAATAGAAAGATTTCTCATTTTCTAACACCCTTGGAGGGGAACCATTCTCTTCTGGCTCCCTCCAAAGCTCTGGCTCTGGCTCCCTTGCAATCTGACACAAGTTGTGCAATACACAACAAGCAACAATGGTTTGGGGTGCATGGCTTAGTCCCACATTCAAATTCTGAAGAATTTTCCACCTTCCTTTCAACAAACCTATAGCTTCCTCAACCATCTTCCTCCCCTTTAACAAGGCTTCATCATAGGCATTCTCAGCAGGTGAGCCAGTCCTATTCCCAGAAAATGGAGTCAGCAAAAATGACAACAATGGAAAACACCAATCCCCAACAATGTATGGCCTCACATGTTCTCCTCTAACATTAACCCCTTTGTCCCAAACAATATCACCAGAAATCAACCTATTATACAAAAGACTGTCTCTAAAATGCGTTGCATCATCAAATCCACCTGGGGCTTTCACACAAACATCCCAAAAGATCTTCTTGTGATCAGCAACAACCTGAAGCAATACGGATGGGAACCCATAGCGGCTATAGTACATAGACGAGTTTACGGTTTCCGACGGAAGATGCTGCAACCTCACGGCCGTTCCATCAATAGCTCCACATATATTGGGGAGTGAAGTCAGTTCTTGAAACCCCTGAGTGGTCTCCACAAGACGCCGTCGACTCACCGGAATCTTGATAAACTCCGGGTAAAGCTTAGTAGCCAAGAGGCGGGTGACCATGTTAGTAATTTTCGAGATCAGGTAAGGTTCAAGACCATAACGGGTAGCTAGGTTTTTAGCAGAGTAGCCGTGGAAGAGTCTA comes from Solanum pennellii chromosome 1, SPENNV200 and encodes:
- the LOC107007302 gene encoding putative nuclease HARBI1, which translates into the protein MDQSFLLMLTNLLHLHNHLDPTTSLLSDSTSSYSSSVASPTSPTSLLTSTSAAPLLFFTIASVLSYLATHPHKKKPKTSTSSPNNNPSSPSPAAAEFSVSAFRALSTEHIWAMEAPLRDAQWRSLYGLSYPVFTTVVDKLKPYITQSQLSLPSDYAVAMVLSRLFHGYSAKNLATRYGLEPYLISKITNMVTRLLATKLYPEFIKIPVSRRRLVETTQGFQELTSLPNICGAIDGTAVRLQHLPSETVNSSMYYSRYGFPSVLLQVVADHKKIFWDVCVKAPGGFDDATHFRDSLLYNRLISGDIVWDKGVNVRGEHVRPYIVGDWCFPLLSFLLTPFSGNRTGSPAENAYDEALLKGRKMVEEAIGLLKGRWKILQNLNVGLSHAPQTIVACCVLHNLCQIAREPEPELWREPEENGSPPRVLENEKSFYYYGGSARQALADDLYQRLSSR